The Plasmodium chabaudi chabaudi strain AS genome assembly, chromosome: 14 genome contains the following window.
ttatGAGTATGTTAGGAAATTTAGATGCATCttgtttaaaaatgaaagatTTAAATGTTtctatattaaaatggaaagaattatatattgaatgtatatgtattttaagattattatattcaattTGTAAACTTGTTCATGCAGATTTTTcagaatataatttattatatttttataatcatatatatattatagatGTTTCCCAATCAATGGAGCATGATCATCCTCATTCTttagaatttttaaaacgagattgtttaaatattacaaatttttttaaaaaaaaaattggataTGTTAAACATACAAAAATTGCATGgataaaacaattaaattCGATGTTAATGAATGCTGGAATAAATCATGCTCTGAAATTGAATGATAATAACGAAAAGTCAGTAGTGAATAATAATGTGATATCTTCAAGCAATATTACTAATACTAATGGAAGTTTGGAAATAAATTGTAGTAACGAAAATGAAGTTAATCATACTATGGAATGTGACAAAGAACCCATAGgtgaaaaattttcaaacgaagacttttataataatgtgCAAGTTCTTcctttgaaaaaattatttgaatatattgtATCTGCTAACTTACCTGATCCTATAGCATATTTTATGGAGAATGACAAAAAggaagtatatataaatcctTTAGAAATGTTATACCTTGAATTATTTggaacaataaaaaattcaacTCCAATAcctaaattaaattatgaaaaaataaaacaaaatatgatatattttgaaaaattaaaaagagcTACATGCTACTATGTAACCAAAATGGAACCACAAAATCGATTGcgtatgaaaaaaaatccaaATAAAGTTCAAGTAGAAGAACaagtttttttaagttCATGGACTCCAatgtatttaaatgaaatcaAAGATATTAGGAGTATCGAAAAGGATTTAAAACTCttaaaaaaagggaaatcAATAGTTATGAATTTAAAGCAAAATTATactaacaataataataatgataattacGCTGAcctaaatgataaaaataatcacGATGATCTGAATAATGATATTTGCAAAAATTATGttcaaagaaaaaatacaattatgTCATATATGCAAGGGGAAGATCTCGAAATTTCTCAAGCACAAGTTGAGGAAAATGAATATCTAGattatgaagaaaatgaaattgaAGAAAATTTCGAACATGTACAATTATCCGAGGAATTTTCAGATGAAGGTAAAGCAGTTATACATggtaatgaaaataatagttCTACCAATGATCAAGAAGAAGTGAAATTTAAAGGAATAATTCCGGAAGGTATTACAAGAAAAGAATGGAGTAAATTAGTGAAAGAACAAAATcgagaaaaaagaaaacataaaattcCAAAATaccagaaaaaaaaaaaaaaaaaaaaagcacatttaaaaaaaaaataatataaagagAAATATTTGTCTACTCTGTATGTACATGCATAGttgcatgtatatatttataatttgcattaatttgaatattttttcagttGTTTCCATTGTTTATATGAtattaagaatatatacttatatttttatatgaatatatattgcgTTTTGATTATGTCTTAAATACCCtgattaaataatttgataatttagtcaaatcataatttttcaattttttcgctataaaaatgtagCTAAAAACTAGCCATTTTAcgtaattaaatatatatttttttttattgtttttaatcGTATTTTTGTAAGAAATactaataaaagaaaaacatgTGAacaatatttgtatttcaCATATTTaagaattataaatattcgttaattttttaacttttaataataacatattttataaaagatttaatttaaaaacaaaacttattaaataaaagcacataaaaatgtgttttAATGTCATtctacaattttaaatctgatataaatgaatttttcttcggtataataaatttataagaaaaattGGCGAAAGTTGTTTATATGTCTTTTGGATCTTTTTTAAGAAATGCTtacaatttataaaattgtcaTCATTTCATTCCTCTTCTTTTTTAGTTTCCTGCCAGCACATTAAGGAAAGGAGTTCATAGGCAAAGAACTATCGAACAGGCAAAAGTAATAAAACATGAATGAATCTAATTGAtcataaaaacaataaaaaaaatataaatttacattGGGAAGCATAAAATAGAAATGgaattattatgttttgttattttttttacatgaTTTAGGAAAACAGTGGAATAaccaaattttttttaaaagatttaATAAAGGAATCCCTTCTTGAAAATGATGACATTTCAGAGGGAAATAAAACACGGAATACTGAAAACAGATTTAATGAGCATGTAAAGAAATTTTTAAGACAATACTATTAAAAGATGTTACTTACATAAAACATGGGTGCTTATGTTGTGTGGATACATccgtatatatatggaaatataaTCTGTCTTCGTTGTTTTTTCCTCTAAAAACAGGATAAACATCAATCATTTAATGTATCATATACATGGGAAACGGATGCAATAAGTGGACTAAAGTAAATATGCAATAcgatttaatatattgttcatcaaatttaaagttattataaattatatatgtgtattgtatataccttttttagatttattaatgttttaaataagcaagataaaaaaaaacttggATTTCAATGTAAacttaaaattatacaagaaataaatgaatatattacatataaaaaacaaatataatatttatatgatatataaaattttgaagGCATTTATTGTAGAGATAAacaactttttaaaaagaaaagcaGTGTCTTATACCATATGGTTACATTTAATCATGGCTTAAAATCAAGTGTTGTAGAAGATTTAAAGGTATTACTTTATTATGCAtctgattttttttatcataagcATATTGGACAAATATTATTCTATTCATacttttgttattttttattcttttaatGGTCATGCGCATCGTTACATAATTTCAATGTGTAAttgaatttatttcatgCTTTAGCCATTTCATCATTTctctatatatgtatatttttttatacactCTTTTTTGAATCCAAGTTTAATGAGAGAAATTCGCATGAAAGGCTAAActttattaacaatttaaatgtGGGAAAAGGGATTGAAAGTGGGGAAGAAAAGAgaatagaaaatgaaagaaaGGAAGAAACagaaatatcaaaaaatagtttCAATGATTACAAGGTTATTAAACTTGAAATAGAATTTGTTTCTACTTTGAATCTATTAACATATGAAGAGCtaatatcattatatgtatatttttttcctgaaaaattattttcaattaatgagcatgtaaataaagaaaGTATTATTGaagattttttattgagtataaatttgatttcaaaaaaatattccaaGACAATTAAAGAtggtatattatatatatgaactATTATGCATGCATGGCAGCATTTGTGAAATTGTATTCCGCTTTTACAACAACATTAGTTCTACATGTgatgttatattttcctcagtatatatgcacacatattattttttaatttttttctttacaaTTTTCACACTTTTAGCATATAGCCAATCAGCTATTACTAAAGATGCAAAGTATATCTCagtaaatgaatatttgaaggaattaaaatattctttagAAGTAGATAAGGATTTAAAATGTGAAGATGAGTTAGCCAGCGAGATAACTAATAATGATATGAGCATTGAAAATCAAAATCCTGAGCATGTAGTAAATGCAAATAAAGAAGACgtagaaataaataattcaaatgatTCGATAAATGAATTAGAAAAGAAGCACGAAGATAACACCCAAAATGAGACCAATGAACaaacagaaaaaataaaaaacaaattagaAACAGAAATATTAGATTCAAAGGATcgcatattaataaatataaatgattataatatttttaagcacaatgataaattattcaTCAACTTATCTgaacataataaaacaaatgacaacgaaaatgatgataaaaacAAGTGTTTAATGATTAATAGTGAGGACAATAACAAACCTGATGAAAATCAGGATAAATTGCATAGAAACATTAAATTAAGTGAAACAATTTCATTTGTGAATACAAACAATTATGAGCAAAATATACGAATCGATGAAGCACAGAAAAACATGCTTAGTATTTTATTGAACCCTACAAAAAAGACTAGAAAATATACaagaataaataatgtaaacaaaaatagtGTAACTAATATTCGTAAAAAAGCACgaataaatgaaaacaagATAAATTTAACAagtttaaaattaaaagaacaaataaatcaaGGGTATCTCGATAAGGAAACTTTACTTCTTGCTTTGTTGGAGGACAGAATGGGACATGGGAACAATCGAAATGTATGCGATAAAAATGAGGGTAAACAATTTGTGGGGGCAATAGGCGAACAGAAagaagatgaaaaaaatgttgcCACAATAAATCCGTCACAAAATATAGTAAACTTAATAAAGGGAATTtcaaatgatgaaaataaagatgtatattctaaaaatcaaaatgataatacagagtataataataacaacaaGTGTATAGAAAATGCCATCAATGACTCGAATTGCCCCTTAATTGCATCGAATATGAAAGTCGTagataatgataatgataataataataatattagttGTGATAAAGAAGATGTGGAAAATGTTTCCATTGGCAAACCTGTTTGTACAGATAAAGGAAATTGTGATGTCATAGTGAGAAGTGATACCAATAAAAGTGAgcaaaaaatggataataTAGCTGAACTGGAAAAACAGCACAcaatagaaaataatgaaataaaagaaataaaaaacgcATGCACCAATATGGATAATACTAGTATATGTGGGGAAACACAAAGCACTATGATTCGTACTGAGAAAAATGTTGCAGtagaagataaaaaaaataaatgtaataataatgttaatcatattattactagGGGGAGGAAATATAGAAATTCATTGTGTACTAATGATGTAaaccaaattaaaaagacatataaaattaataataagcaa
Protein-coding sequences here:
- a CDS encoding serine/threonine protein kinase RIO1, putative, yielding MDREYKQTFYETKNDRNSNEKFENYGYQKKISNVVKNSLIKGEKTAYKFRNRGLTRDKRATVNSVLDNRTLLILKKLKNTFFNEIYGVVSSGKEAFVFNAHKILTDEEIKNVKEILFRYAKQWSTDKREINENTRFGVNSITNELSEFSNCVEINDVSDCKENIDSDENEESFDDLSETESLKINDLLKNTEKRETIDFENNETEIIDIKNEINVFDIVDQLDILIYKDENYISDILENKKIAVSFATKIYNTSILVFKKRSKYIEGEFRFRNAYTKNTNPRKMVKQWSEKEFRNLRRILIHGLRCPYPLVLKSNFIVMSMLGNLDASCLKMKDLNVSILKWKELYIECICILRLLYSICKLVHADFSEYNLLYFYNHIYIIDVSQSMEHDHPHSLEFLKRDCLNITNFFKKKIGYVKHTKIAWIKQLNSMLMNAGINHALKLNDNNEKSVVNNNVISSSNITNTNGSLEINCSNENEVNHTMECDKEPIGEKFSNEDFYNNVQVLPLKKLFEYIVSANLPDPIAYFMENDKKEVYINPLEMLYLELFGTIKNSTPIPKLNYEKIKQNMIYFEKLKRATCYYVTKMEPQNRLRMKKNPNKVQVEEQVFLSSWTPMYLNEIKDIRSIEKDLKLLKKGKSIVMNLKQNYTNNNNNDNYADLNDKNNHDDLNNDICKNYVQRKNTIMSYMQGEDLEISQAQVEENEYLDYEENEIEENFEHVQLSEEFSDEGKAVIHGNENNSSTNDQEEVKFKGIIPEGITRKEWSKLVKEQNREKRKHKIPKYQKKKKKKKAHLKKK